A section of the Carya illinoinensis cultivar Pawnee chromosome 12, C.illinoinensisPawnee_v1, whole genome shotgun sequence genome encodes:
- the LOC122289079 gene encoding MYB-like transcription factor ODO1 has translation MGRQPCCDKLGVKKGPWTAEEDKKLINFILTNGHCCWRAVPKLAGLRRCGKSCRLRWTNYLRPDLKRGLLSEAEEQLVIDLHARLGNRWSKIAARLPGRTDNEIKNHWNTHIKKKLLKMGLDPVTHEPLHDKQPFSEETSTTASHSQESAGNHCVPENEYSIINSENHSSSPTENCSRDVHESLLLDNICNDNESLGNSLWLDEVPLVDAASWENQQPTGENICSHDLGFPSLEENCAWLLDCQDFGIHDFGFDCFSTDIELNVLNP, from the exons ATGGGGAGGCAACCTTGCTGTGACAAACTTGGGGTAAAGAAAGGCCCATGGACGGCTGAGGAGGACAAGAAACTCATCAACTTCATTCTCACCAATGGCCACTGCTGTTGGCGTGCTGTCCCTAAGCTCGCCGGGCTCCGACGCTGCGGCAAGAGTTGCCGGCTTCGTTGGACCAACTATCTTCGCCCTGACCTAAAGAGAGGCCTCCTCAGTGAAGCTGAAGAACAACTGGTTATTGATCTTCATGCGCGTCTCGGCAATAG GTGGTCCAAGATTGCAGCCAGATTACCGGGAAGAACAGATAATGAGATTAAGAATCACTGGAACACCCACATCAAGAAAAAGCTTCTTAAGATGGGACTTGATCCCGTCACTCATGAACCACTTCATGATAAGCAACCGTTTTCCGAGGAAACGTCAACAACTGCTAGTCACTCGCAAGAATCGGCCGGAAACCACTGTGTGCCGGAGAACGAGTACAGCATCATAAACTCAGAGAACCACTCCAGCTCACCAACCGAAAACTGTTCGAGAGATGTTCATGAGTCCCTTTTGTTAGACAATATCTGCAACGATAATGAATCTTTAGGGAACAGCTTGTGGCTAGACGAAGTTCCACTAGTCGATGCAGCATCGTGGGAAAACCAGCAGCCTACTGGAGAAAATATTTGCAGTCATGATCTGGGTTTTCCATCACTGGAGGAGAATTGTGCATGGTTATTGGATTGTCAGGATTTCGGTATTCACGACTTCGGTTTCGACTGTTTCAGTACTGATATTGAATTAAATGTGTTAAACCCATGA